In one Sphingomonas sanguinis genomic region, the following are encoded:
- a CDS encoding HPr-rel-A system PqqD family peptide chaperone: MPGPRWRAAEAALLIVEPLDMFTAIFHRPSGVTHLLNEPAPQILEALAQEPLNKDALLARLSERYDLGDADGAALLDVRLTELEAAGLVDRV, translated from the coding sequence GTGCCCGGTCCGCGCTGGCGCGCGGCGGAGGCGGCGCTGCTGATCGTCGAGCCGCTGGATATGTTCACGGCAATCTTCCACCGGCCCTCGGGCGTCACCCATTTGCTGAACGAACCGGCGCCCCAGATCCTCGAAGCATTGGCGCAAGAGCCGCTGAACAAGGACGCGTTGCTTGCCCGGCTGTCGGAACGTTACGATCTGGGCGATGCTGACGGTGCGGCGTTGCTCGACGTTCGGCTGACCGAACTCGAAGCGGCCGGATTGGTCGACCGGGTGTGA
- a CDS encoding HprK-related kinase A: MRHQITLRVGPVGFRIGSDWRTPIAALDVLYRDYPRPEFADYNVRLEAVSPLRRWFRPSVRVAGDYWLSDASPLPLAQGLLAAEMGMNLQVALGHRRHLLLHAAVVARGDRAILLSGVSGAGKSTLAMMLSERGWRFMGDEFAMIDSDTGWAHPFPRPVSLKNESLALIPDGYRVGPLLAGTPKGDVRHVAPPAAAIAAMEQPARPVLLVFPRFGFPSALSGLAPTETFVRLTQASTNYVAMGEAGFRTLTRLRAEVPSVTLDYPDGEAGVAAIEALWDAL; encoded by the coding sequence GTGAGGCACCAGATTACGTTACGCGTGGGGCCAGTCGGCTTTCGGATCGGATCGGACTGGCGTACGCCGATCGCCGCGCTCGACGTGCTGTACCGCGATTATCCTCGCCCGGAATTTGCCGACTACAACGTCCGGCTGGAGGCGGTATCGCCCCTGCGGCGCTGGTTCCGTCCGTCGGTCCGCGTGGCGGGGGATTACTGGCTGTCGGATGCGTCGCCCCTGCCGCTGGCGCAGGGACTGCTGGCGGCGGAGATGGGGATGAACCTGCAGGTCGCGCTGGGGCATCGCCGCCATTTGCTGCTCCACGCTGCGGTCGTTGCGCGTGGCGACCGGGCGATCCTGTTGAGCGGCGTGTCGGGCGCGGGCAAGTCGACGCTGGCGATGATGCTGTCGGAACGGGGCTGGCGGTTTATGGGCGACGAATTTGCGATGATCGACTCGGACACCGGCTGGGCGCATCCTTTTCCCCGGCCGGTCAGCCTGAAGAACGAAAGTCTGGCCCTCATTCCCGACGGCTATCGCGTCGGGCCGTTGCTGGCGGGAACGCCCAAGGGCGATGTCCGGCACGTCGCGCCACCGGCCGCCGCCATCGCTGCGATGGAGCAGCCCGCCCGGCCCGTCCTGCTGGTCTTCCCGAGGTTCGGTTTTCCCTCCGCCTTGAGCGGGCTGGCGCCGACCGAAACCTTCGTCCGCCTGACCCAGGCGTCGACCAATTATGTCGCGATGGGCGAGGCCGGGTTCCGCACGCTCACCCGGCTGCGTGCGGAAGTGCCCTCGGTGACGCTGGACTATCCCGATGGGGAAGCGGGTGTGGCGGCGATCGAAGCCTTGTGGGACGCGCTGTGA
- the dinB gene encoding DNA polymerase IV → MDAFYASVEQRDDPALRGRPVAVGGSRARGVVAAASYEARTFGVRSAMPSVTALRRCPDLVFVPPRFDVYREVSQQIRAIFGRFTELIEPLSLDEAYLDVTEDRAGLGSATAIANAIREAIRAETGLTASAGVSYNKFIAKLASDQNKPDGLCVIPPTHGATFVAGLPVKRFHGVGPVTARKMEALGILTGQDLRDRPLEFLQRHFGSYADYLYGAARGIDHRPVRAHRIAKSVGAERTFENDLSDRDALHAAMERVVDAAWTRIERSGVTGRTVTLKLRHSDFRTITRARSAGYGIADRAEFLAIGLDLLDQQLPVTLGVRLLGLTLSGLSAGADDEQASPSQAELPL, encoded by the coding sequence ATGGATGCATTCTATGCATCGGTCGAGCAGCGGGACGATCCCGCCTTGCGCGGGCGGCCCGTGGCGGTCGGCGGATCGCGAGCGCGGGGCGTCGTCGCCGCTGCAAGCTATGAAGCGCGGACCTTCGGCGTCCGCTCGGCCATGCCTTCCGTCACGGCGCTGCGGCGATGCCCCGATCTGGTTTTCGTGCCGCCCCGGTTCGACGTCTATCGCGAGGTATCGCAGCAGATTCGCGCCATCTTCGGCCGCTTCACCGAGTTGATCGAGCCCCTGTCGCTCGACGAAGCCTATCTCGACGTGACGGAGGACCGGGCGGGGCTTGGCTCGGCTACCGCCATCGCCAACGCCATTCGCGAGGCGATCCGCGCAGAGACAGGGCTGACCGCCTCTGCGGGGGTCAGCTACAACAAGTTCATCGCCAAGCTCGCTTCGGACCAAAACAAGCCCGATGGCCTTTGCGTCATCCCGCCAACCCACGGCGCGACCTTCGTTGCGGGATTGCCCGTCAAGCGGTTCCACGGCGTTGGGCCGGTCACGGCACGCAAAATGGAGGCGCTGGGCATCCTGACCGGCCAGGATCTGCGCGATCGGCCACTGGAGTTCCTGCAACGCCATTTCGGCAGCTATGCCGACTATCTCTACGGCGCGGCGCGCGGGATCGACCACCGCCCCGTCCGCGCGCACCGGATCGCCAAGTCGGTCGGCGCGGAGCGGACGTTCGAGAACGACCTGTCGGATCGCGACGCGCTGCATGCCGCGATGGAGCGGGTCGTGGACGCCGCCTGGACCCGGATCGAACGCAGCGGCGTGACGGGCCGCACGGTCACGCTGAAACTGCGGCACAGCGACTTCCGGACGATCACCCGCGCGCGCTCTGCCGGATATGGCATAGCCGACCGGGCCGAGTTTCTGGCGATCGGACTGGACCTGCTGGATCAGCAATTGCCCGTGACGCTGGGCGTGAGGCTGCTGGGCCTGACCCTCTCCGGCCTCTCCGCCGGGGCCGACGATGAACAGGCCAGCCCGAGCCAGGCCGAGTTGCCGCTATAG
- a CDS encoding nucleotidyltransferase domain-containing protein: MTAVEALVALLRDPSRADTIDLPRWTEVLAVARAETLAGTLAYRLDGLPVPEAVANALAEARIDAAEARRTALWEADRVALALRPLGHPVILLKGTAFVAAGLAAGQGRGIGDCDILLPRNLLDHAEKLLIDAGWEWMKSDPYDDLYYRRWMHELAPLVHGERGRMVDVHHTILPPIARPKPDAQALIADAEPLGGNLAALCHADMIVHAAAHLFADGELAGGLRNLWDIHALIGERGLDRLEERAALHGLSAAVDRALRLSHALYGTSVPERCRRLPLLDHLYRWRLLARDGWGRERRKVLRMAFYIRSHLIRMPLPMLARHLWIKWRKGKAASVSG, encoded by the coding sequence GTGACGGCCGTGGAAGCACTCGTCGCGCTGTTGCGCGATCCCTCGCGCGCGGACACCATCGATCTGCCGCGCTGGACCGAGGTGCTTGCGGTTGCGCGGGCCGAGACGCTGGCGGGCACTCTGGCGTATCGGCTCGATGGCCTTCCTGTGCCCGAGGCAGTAGCCAATGCCCTCGCCGAGGCGCGGATCGATGCCGCCGAGGCGCGGCGAACGGCCTTATGGGAAGCGGACCGCGTGGCGCTGGCGCTGCGGCCTCTGGGGCACCCGGTCATTCTGCTCAAGGGGACGGCCTTCGTGGCCGCTGGGCTGGCGGCGGGGCAGGGGCGCGGTATCGGTGATTGCGATATCCTGCTGCCGAGAAACCTGCTCGATCATGCCGAAAAGCTGCTGATCGATGCCGGGTGGGAGTGGATGAAGTCCGATCCCTATGACGATCTCTATTATCGCCGCTGGATGCATGAGCTTGCTCCGCTGGTACATGGCGAGCGGGGGCGCATGGTCGATGTCCACCATACGATCCTGCCGCCGATTGCGCGACCGAAACCTGACGCGCAGGCCCTGATCGCCGATGCAGAGCCGCTGGGCGGTAACCTCGCCGCGTTGTGTCATGCGGACATGATCGTCCATGCGGCGGCGCATCTCTTTGCCGATGGCGAATTGGCGGGCGGCCTGCGCAACCTCTGGGACATCCACGCGCTGATCGGGGAACGGGGCTTGGATCGGCTGGAGGAGCGTGCGGCGCTTCATGGCCTGTCGGCGGCGGTCGATCGCGCGCTGCGATTGAGCCATGCGCTCTATGGGACGAGCGTTCCGGAACGATGCCGACGCCTGCCCCTGCTGGACCATCTCTACCGGTGGCGCCTGTTGGCCCGCGACGGTTGGGGGCGGGAGCGGCGCAAGGTGCTGCGCATGGCCTTTTACATTCGATCCCACCTCATCCGGATGCCGCTGCCGATGCTCGCCCGACATCTATGGATCAAATGGCGGAAGGGGAAAGCCGCGTCAGTGTCGGGATAA
- a CDS encoding sensor histidine kinase: protein MARWWHERRGRPRPLRDIMVSILTLTGIGGAMALAVMLTLVISPGFAELEERATEGYRVRAETAVSDFAAMTEVMAREQANAVGTVPAVPSYAIVYRRSPGAVATVRGAPGKREVAAALDRLAINRLVGSGRSARFYLKAERDVMAVGLAESPDGLAYVAVARRLTGEHLSRLLGRRVALSAETVSSDMATRRRAQFIDIAVPIAGADGRPVASVRFQVSREVVLLGRRVLLLAAAASILLLVLLLLMLRRALGRFVLAPLDRVERHMQRVQVSGALLPFEDDQSRCEEFRSLGRSFNAMLSQLKDLRERNEIQSFALGRSESAVAVLHNVRNALAPLATILSHGIGQGDKARRDLLDRALDELARGDVDADRRAKLAMFIATAFDTEAMARDEVRRQLEVGRDAMRQTLEIIGAQQARAHERPPRERCDISDIVARNATIARYAQAVSVGFTFPAHPAYVVANRVILSQVIGNLFANAVEAIVATGRGHGSITVDIAAPSDGRLALRIIDDGEGFEPAQATRLFQPGYSTRTEKSGGLGLHWCANSMAVMGGTLELRSAGRGTGAVAILTLDADGEGEQPVDLAA from the coding sequence ATGGCGCGTTGGTGGCATGAGCGGCGAGGGCGGCCACGTCCGCTTCGCGACATCATGGTGTCGATCCTGACGCTGACCGGGATCGGCGGCGCGATGGCGCTGGCCGTGATGTTGACGCTGGTAATCTCTCCGGGGTTCGCTGAACTGGAGGAACGGGCGACCGAGGGCTATCGGGTCAGGGCGGAGACCGCGGTGTCGGACTTTGCCGCGATGACCGAAGTCATGGCTCGCGAACAGGCCAATGCGGTGGGCACCGTTCCCGCCGTTCCTTCATACGCTATCGTCTATCGGCGTAGTCCCGGCGCAGTCGCGACCGTTCGGGGCGCACCGGGCAAGCGCGAGGTTGCGGCCGCGCTGGATCGCCTCGCTATCAACCGGCTGGTGGGATCTGGCCGTTCGGCGCGTTTCTACCTGAAGGCCGAGCGGGACGTCATGGCGGTGGGCCTGGCGGAAAGTCCGGACGGTTTGGCGTATGTCGCGGTGGCGCGTCGGCTGACCGGCGAACATCTGTCACGCCTGCTCGGGCGGCGTGTTGCGCTGTCTGCGGAAACGGTTTCGAGCGACATGGCGACCCGCCGACGCGCGCAGTTCATCGATATCGCCGTCCCGATCGCCGGAGCCGATGGGCGGCCGGTCGCTTCGGTCCGTTTCCAGGTGTCGCGTGAAGTCGTTTTGCTCGGGCGGCGCGTGCTATTATTGGCAGCGGCGGCGTCGATCCTGTTGCTGGTCCTCCTCCTGCTGATGCTGCGCCGCGCACTGGGGCGCTTCGTGCTGGCGCCTCTCGACCGGGTGGAGCGGCATATGCAACGGGTGCAGGTGTCGGGCGCCCTGCTGCCCTTCGAGGACGATCAGAGCCGGTGCGAGGAATTCAGATCGCTGGGCCGCAGCTTCAACGCGATGCTGAGCCAGTTGAAAGACCTGCGCGAACGTAACGAGATACAGAGCTTCGCGCTCGGACGCTCCGAAAGTGCGGTTGCGGTGCTGCACAATGTCCGCAACGCGCTCGCGCCGCTGGCGACGATCCTGAGCCATGGTATCGGGCAGGGGGACAAGGCCAGACGCGATCTGCTCGACCGCGCGCTCGACGAACTCGCGCGGGGGGACGTCGATGCGGATCGACGCGCCAAGCTAGCCATGTTCATCGCCACGGCCTTCGACACGGAGGCGATGGCGCGTGACGAGGTCCGGCGACAGCTGGAGGTCGGGCGCGATGCGATGCGCCAGACGCTGGAGATCATCGGCGCACAACAGGCCCGCGCGCATGAGCGTCCGCCGCGTGAACGCTGCGACATCAGCGACATCGTGGCGCGCAATGCGACGATCGCCCGCTATGCCCAGGCCGTGTCGGTCGGATTCACCTTTCCGGCACACCCGGCCTATGTCGTCGCGAACCGGGTGATCCTGAGCCAGGTGATCGGCAACCTCTTCGCCAACGCGGTCGAGGCGATCGTCGCGACGGGGCGAGGCCATGGATCGATCACCGTCGACATCGCGGCACCAAGCGATGGGCGCCTGGCATTGCGGATCATCGATGACGGCGAGGGTTTCGAGCCTGCGCAGGCAACCCGGCTATTCCAGCCCGGCTATTCGACCCGTACCGAGAAATCGGGCGGGCTTGGCCTGCATTGGTGTGCCAATTCCATGGCGGTGATGGGCGGCACGCTCGAACTGCGAAGCGCCGGGCGCGGCACCGGTGCCGTGGCTATCCTGACCCTCGACGCGGATGGCGAAGGGGAACAGCCGGTCGATCTGGCCGCCTGA
- the glmU gene encoding bifunctional UDP-N-acetylglucosamine diphosphorylase/glucosamine-1-phosphate N-acetyltransferase GlmU produces the protein MTRPIAAIILAAGKGTRMKSDLHKVLHPIAGRPMLLHLIDSVKALSPERMVVVTGAGREQVEAAVAPLGVATALQAKQLGTGHAVAQAHEALAGFDGDVLILYGDVPLVEARTMRAMIDRLGEADAPAAVVLGFRPADPAAYGRVIADGSGRIDRMVEFKDADPEERAVTLCNSGLMAVRSTDLFGLLDRVGNDNAAGEYYLPDIVMLAAADGRHSAVIETGAAEVAGVNSRAELSVVEGDWQARRRARAMVEGATLIAPDTVWFSHDTRLGRDVVIEPHVVFGPGVHVADGVNIHAFSHLEGATVATGADIGPYARLRPGADVREGARVGNFVEMKKAVLGPGAKANHLTYLGDAEVGAGANIGAGTITCNYDGFLKYRTVIGEGAFIGSNSALVAPVTIGAGAIVGAGSVVTSDVEADALALVRAERQTKAGWAKRFRDMMTAKKAAKKAGE, from the coding sequence ATGACGAGACCGATCGCCGCCATCATCCTCGCTGCGGGTAAGGGCACCCGCATGAAGTCCGACCTGCACAAGGTCCTGCATCCCATTGCCGGGCGGCCGATGCTGCTCCACCTGATCGATAGCGTGAAGGCCTTGTCGCCCGAGCGCATGGTCGTGGTGACGGGCGCGGGGCGCGAGCAAGTCGAGGCGGCGGTCGCTCCGCTCGGCGTTGCCACCGCGCTGCAGGCCAAGCAGTTGGGTACCGGTCATGCCGTCGCGCAGGCCCACGAGGCACTGGCCGGGTTCGATGGCGATGTGCTGATCCTCTACGGCGACGTTCCGCTGGTCGAGGCGCGGACCATGCGCGCGATGATCGACCGGCTCGGCGAAGCCGACGCCCCCGCCGCCGTGGTGCTGGGTTTCCGACCTGCCGATCCCGCCGCCTATGGCCGCGTGATCGCAGATGGGAGCGGCCGGATCGACCGGATGGTCGAGTTCAAGGATGCCGATCCCGAAGAACGCGCCGTAACCCTCTGCAATTCCGGCCTGATGGCCGTGCGTTCGACAGACTTGTTCGGCTTGCTCGACCGGGTCGGCAACGACAATGCGGCGGGAGAATACTATCTGCCCGACATCGTCATGCTCGCCGCCGCCGATGGCCGCCACTCCGCCGTGATCGAGACGGGCGCGGCTGAGGTTGCAGGTGTAAACAGCCGCGCCGAACTGTCGGTGGTCGAGGGCGACTGGCAGGCGCGCCGCCGCGCGCGCGCGATGGTCGAAGGAGCGACGCTGATCGCGCCGGACACGGTCTGGTTTTCGCACGATACCCGGCTCGGCCGCGATGTGGTGATCGAGCCGCATGTGGTCTTCGGCCCCGGCGTCCATGTCGCGGACGGCGTGAACATCCATGCCTTTAGTCATCTGGAGGGCGCGACCGTCGCCACCGGCGCCGACATCGGTCCCTATGCCCGGCTGCGTCCCGGCGCGGACGTGCGCGAAGGCGCGCGGGTCGGCAATTTCGTCGAGATGAAGAAGGCCGTGCTCGGCCCCGGTGCCAAGGCCAATCACCTGACCTATCTGGGCGATGCCGAGGTGGGCGCGGGCGCCAATATCGGCGCGGGCACCATCACCTGCAACTACGACGGCTTCCTGAAGTACCGGACCGTGATCGGCGAGGGCGCCTTCATCGGCTCCAACTCGGCGCTGGTCGCGCCCGTCACCATAGGCGCGGGTGCGATCGTCGGGGCGGGATCGGTCGTGACGAGCGATGTGGAGGCCGACGCCCTCGCCCTCGTCCGCGCCGAGCGGCAGACGAAGGCCGGTTGGGCCAAGCGTTTCAGAGACATGATGACGGCCAAGAAGGCCGCAAAAAAGGCTGGGGAGTAA
- a CDS encoding GGDEF domain-containing response regulator: MRILIVDDEPAVHESYELCFSGGDRALDAMAAELFGESAGEGMADMLFERQHCHQGLEAVAAVERARAEGAPFAVAFIDMRMPPGIDGRETARRIRALDPDVHLVIVTGYSDFSPAEIGKVAGPADKIFYIAKPFEVSEVRQMANALCRRWDNDRELAAARALLAEQVVTLEEKSAELEANESRAMHIAMHDTLTDAPNRAAFLRGLTERGRQGGLFVTAMLDLDRFKLVNDTLGHLAGDELIREVCATIQATAPMGAMVARLGGDEFGIFFDAEEIDFAVTSCDRIVTACASTFNVLGHAVRCGASCGLVMSQPGGERDPADLVRQADMALNEAKRSGRNTVRVFDASMDEGIRVRREIEAGLSQAIARDELSLAFQPIVGRGNLDIVGFEALVRWNTPERGAISPAIFIPRAEESHLIHELGDWILDHALAELQHWPGQYVSVNFSPIQFRRSHFVGNVMDSVRRAGVEPQRVQIEITETAIFDDAEHAAHTLCELRKLGFRIALDDFGTGYSSLYNIRKFALDCLKIDRSFIDGMGRERESAAIVHSIIHLGRALGLGVIAEGVETESQAQALRVAGASHLQGYLFSKPVPAAEARALAERKYMSLSGELAATPTLVAGMAG, from the coding sequence ATGCGTATTCTGATCGTCGACGACGAACCGGCCGTTCATGAAAGCTATGAATTGTGCTTTTCGGGCGGGGACCGGGCGCTCGATGCCATGGCAGCTGAGCTGTTTGGTGAGTCTGCGGGCGAGGGCATGGCGGACATGCTCTTCGAGCGTCAGCACTGTCATCAGGGGCTGGAGGCGGTAGCGGCGGTCGAGCGCGCCAGAGCCGAAGGCGCGCCCTTTGCCGTCGCCTTTATCGACATGCGCATGCCGCCGGGGATTGACGGTCGCGAGACCGCCCGCCGCATCCGCGCACTCGATCCCGATGTTCATCTCGTCATCGTCACCGGCTATTCCGACTTTTCTCCCGCCGAGATCGGCAAGGTCGCTGGCCCCGCCGACAAGATCTTCTACATCGCCAAGCCCTTCGAGGTCAGCGAGGTGCGGCAGATGGCGAACGCCCTGTGCCGTCGCTGGGACAATGACCGCGAGCTGGCCGCCGCACGTGCGCTACTTGCCGAGCAGGTCGTCACGCTGGAGGAGAAGAGCGCCGAGCTGGAGGCCAATGAAAGCCGGGCGATGCATATCGCCATGCACGACACGCTGACCGACGCCCCCAATCGCGCCGCTTTCCTGCGCGGCCTGACGGAGCGGGGGCGGCAGGGCGGCCTGTTCGTCACCGCGATGCTCGACCTCGACCGGTTCAAGCTGGTCAACGACACGCTCGGGCATCTGGCGGGCGACGAGCTGATCCGCGAGGTGTGCGCGACCATTCAGGCGACGGCACCCATGGGCGCGATGGTGGCCCGGCTGGGCGGGGACGAGTTCGGCATCTTCTTCGACGCCGAGGAGATCGACTTCGCCGTAACATCATGCGACCGGATCGTGACCGCCTGCGCATCGACCTTCAACGTGCTGGGCCATGCGGTACGCTGCGGCGCGTCGTGCGGGCTGGTGATGAGCCAGCCGGGCGGCGAGCGCGATCCGGCCGATCTGGTTCGGCAGGCCGATATGGCATTGAACGAGGCCAAGCGGTCTGGGCGCAACACCGTGCGCGTGTTCGATGCCAGCATGGACGAGGGTATCCGCGTCCGCCGCGAGATCGAGGCCGGATTGAGCCAGGCCATCGCCCGCGACGAGCTGAGCTTGGCTTTCCAGCCGATCGTCGGTCGCGGCAATCTCGACATCGTCGGTTTCGAGGCGCTGGTGCGCTGGAACACGCCGGAGCGAGGCGCGATCAGTCCGGCGATCTTCATCCCGCGGGCCGAGGAAAGCCACCTGATCCACGAGCTGGGCGACTGGATCCTCGACCATGCACTGGCCGAGCTTCAGCATTGGCCGGGCCAATATGTCTCGGTCAATTTCAGCCCGATCCAGTTCCGCCGCTCGCACTTCGTCGGCAACGTCATGGATAGCGTGCGGCGTGCAGGCGTCGAGCCGCAGCGTGTGCAGATCGAGATTACCGAGACGGCGATCTTCGACGATGCCGAACATGCCGCCCACACCCTCTGCGAGCTTCGCAAGCTGGGCTTCCGTATCGCGCTCGACGATTTCGGGACTGGCTATTCCAGCCTGTATAATATCCGCAAATTCGCGCTCGACTGCCTGAAGATCGACCGCAGCTTCATCGACGGCATGGGCCGCGAGCGCGAGTCCGCAGCGATCGTCCATTCGATCATCCATCTTGGCCGGGCGCTGGGGCTGGGGGTGATCGCCGAGGGCGTGGAAACCGAATCCCAGGCACAGGCGCTCCGGGTCGCGGGAGCCAGCCATTTGCAGGGCTATCTGTTTTCCAAGCCCGTCCCCGCTGCCGAAGCACGCGCCTTGGCAGAGCGGAAATATATGTCGTTGTCGGGCGAACTTGCGGCAACGCCGACGCTGGTCGCGGGCATGGCGGGCTGA
- the glmS gene encoding glutamine--fructose-6-phosphate transaminase (isomerizing): protein MCGIVGILGGDDVAERLLDGLRRLEYRGYDSAGIATIDQGEIERRRASGKLVNLAKELAAHPLPGSIGIAHTRWATHGGPTTNNAHPHATDHVAVVHNGIIENFKALRDELIGRGRVFTSETDTEVVAHLVSEKVEQGLDPVAAVREVLPRLHGAFALAILFRDQPDMLIGARLGSPLVVGYGDDETYLGSDALALAPLTQRIAYLDEGDWVVCTREGAQVYDRDNNPVDRPVTLSGVTGALIDKGNHRHFMQKEIYEQPIVVAQTLRSYLQRLEGKVALPIPDFDLSGIKRVTIVACGTSFYAGMVAKYWFEQFARVPVDLDVASEFRYRAPVMEPGGLMIVISQSGETADTLAALRHAKGEGQTIAAVVNVPTSSMAREADLLLPTHAGPEIGVASTKAFTCQLSVLAALAANLAKAKGRLSADEEKQIVRHLSEAPAAINGALAYDEAIEGMAGAVAGARDVLYLGRGTDYPLALEGALKLKEISYIHAEGYAAGEMKHGPIALIDESVPVIVIAPSGPLFEKTVSNMQEVQARGGKVILISDYDGIEAAGDGCIATITMPKVHPLIAPIVYAVPVQLLAYHVAVAKGTDVDQPRNLAKSVTVE, encoded by the coding sequence ATGTGCGGTATCGTGGGAATTCTGGGCGGCGATGACGTCGCCGAGCGGCTGCTCGATGGTCTGCGACGTCTGGAATATCGCGGCTATGATTCGGCCGGGATCGCGACGATCGATCAGGGTGAGATCGAGCGTCGCCGTGCTTCGGGCAAGCTGGTCAATCTGGCCAAGGAACTGGCGGCGCATCCGCTGCCCGGTTCGATCGGCATCGCGCATACCCGTTGGGCGACGCATGGCGGCCCGACCACGAACAACGCGCACCCCCATGCCACCGATCACGTCGCGGTCGTCCACAACGGGATCATCGAGAATTTCAAGGCGCTCCGCGACGAATTGATCGGGCGCGGCCGTGTCTTTACTAGCGAAACCGATACCGAAGTCGTCGCGCATCTGGTCAGCGAGAAGGTCGAGCAGGGCCTCGATCCCGTCGCCGCCGTCCGTGAGGTGCTGCCGCGCCTGCACGGCGCCTTCGCGCTCGCCATCCTGTTCCGCGACCAGCCCGACATGCTGATCGGCGCGCGGCTCGGTTCGCCGCTGGTCGTCGGCTATGGTGATGACGAGACCTATCTCGGTTCGGACGCACTGGCGCTGGCGCCGTTGACCCAGCGTATCGCCTATCTGGACGAAGGCGACTGGGTGGTCTGCACGCGTGAGGGCGCACAGGTCTATGATCGCGACAACAACCCCGTCGACCGCCCCGTCACGCTGTCGGGCGTCACCGGCGCGCTGATCGATAAGGGCAATCACCGCCACTTCATGCAGAAGGAAATCTACGAGCAGCCGATCGTCGTTGCCCAGACGCTGCGCTCGTATCTCCAGCGGCTGGAGGGCAAGGTGGCGCTGCCCATCCCCGACTTCGACCTGTCGGGCATCAAGCGCGTGACCATCGTCGCTTGCGGGACCAGCTTCTATGCGGGCATGGTCGCCAAATACTGGTTCGAGCAATTCGCCCGCGTGCCCGTCGACCTCGATGTCGCCTCCGAGTTCCGCTACCGCGCGCCGGTGATGGAGCCGGGCGGCCTGATGATCGTCATCAGCCAGTCGGGCGAGACCGCCGACACGCTGGCGGCGCTTCGCCATGCCAAGGGCGAGGGTCAAACGATCGCTGCGGTGGTCAATGTGCCGACCAGCTCGATGGCGCGCGAGGCCGACCTGTTGCTGCCGACCCATGCCGGGCCGGAGATCGGCGTCGCCTCGACCAAGGCGTTCACCTGCCAGTTGAGCGTACTTGCCGCGCTCGCCGCCAATCTTGCCAAGGCCAAGGGGCGGCTGTCGGCGGACGAGGAAAAGCAGATCGTCCGCCACCTGTCCGAAGCGCCCGCCGCGATCAACGGCGCGCTGGCCTATGACGAGGCGATCGAGGGCATGGCCGGTGCGGTCGCGGGCGCGCGCGACGTGCTCTATCTGGGGCGTGGCACCGACTATCCGCTGGCGCTGGAGGGCGCCCTGAAGCTGAAGGAGATCAGCTATATCCATGCCGAGGGCTATGCCGCAGGCGAAATGAAGCATGGCCCTATTGCCCTAATCGACGAATCGGTACCCGTTATCGTCATCGCGCCGTCGGGTCCGCTGTTCGAAAAGACCGTATCGAACATGCAGGAAGTGCAGGCACGCGGCGGCAAGGTGATCCTGATTTCGGACTATGACGGGATCGAGGCCGCGGGCGACGGCTGCATCGCCACGATCACCATGCCCAAGGTGCACCCGCTGATCGCGCCGATCGTCTATGCGGTGCCCGTCCAGCTCTTGGCCTATCACGTCGCGGTCGCCAAGGGGACCGATGTCGACCAGCCGCGCAATCTGGCAAAGAGTGTGACCGTCGAATAA
- a CDS encoding HAD-IA family hydrolase, with the protein MDVNSSHGFPFAIVGFDLDGTLLDTSGDLAAAVNHALASIGRAPLSVQAVKPMIGGGARAMLQHGLDATGGGYDTETLDRLHRLLLDHYEANLAVHTAPFLGAIEALDELAARGVALGIMTNKLERFARAILQSLGLTDRFASIIGGDTLGVAKPSPRPIQALVEQCGGGSAAFVGDSIFDVQAARAAGLPVIACSFGFLSQPVEALGADAIIDGYAELIPTLTRLSPSAI; encoded by the coding sequence ATGGACGTCAATTCATCGCATGGTTTTCCCTTCGCCATCGTGGGCTTCGACCTGGACGGCACGTTGTTGGACACCAGCGGCGACCTGGCCGCCGCCGTCAATCATGCGCTGGCTTCGATCGGCCGGGCACCGCTGAGTGTCCAGGCCGTCAAGCCGATGATCGGCGGCGGCGCACGCGCGATGTTGCAGCATGGGCTGGACGCGACCGGTGGCGGCTATGACACCGAAACGCTCGACCGGCTGCACCGCCTGCTGCTCGACCATTATGAAGCGAATCTGGCGGTGCACACGGCGCCCTTTCTCGGCGCGATCGAGGCGTTGGACGAACTGGCGGCGCGCGGCGTGGCGCTGGGCATCATGACCAACAAGCTGGAACGTTTTGCACGAGCGATCCTGCAATCGCTTGGACTGACCGATCGCTTCGCATCAATCATCGGCGGCGATACGCTGGGCGTCGCCAAGCCCTCGCCCAGGCCGATCCAAGCGCTGGTCGAGCAATGCGGCGGAGGATCGGCGGCGTTCGTCGGTGATTCGATCTTCGACGTCCAGGCCGCCCGGGCGGCGGGGCTGCCGGTCATCGCCTGCTCCTTCGGTTTCCTCAGCCAGCCGGTCGAGGCGCTGGGGGCCGATGCGATCATCGACGGCTATGCCGAGCTTATCCCGACACTGACGCGGCTTTCCCCTTCCGCCATTTGA